aatggcgtAAAAGTGCTTGGGATTATTTTTACCTTCGTAACCAGGTTGACAGACACAGTATAAATCCGGTTCATTTTCAACAGGAAAATGTTCTCCATCTTTATATTCCTTTCCGTTTACAATACAGATAGCTCTATCTTCGGGATTTTCAGCTAAAATATATAAGtgatatttattaaacacaTATCGAAAATAGTAATGTATCAGTATTGTTGCTGAAATGTTTGCAGTTATCAAAACTGTGCCATTATATTGGTTAACTAATAGTTTCGCGATATGACAATTTTAAATAGCAACTTGTCAGCAATTTGTCCGCAATTTATTGTAGTAGCGAAAAGCAATGTACTGGGGAAAATATGGAAAgggaaaattatatacaatttaatatgtCAAAATCGTTATCACACTGTACAGTCCTAGTGTCTTAATGTAGTCTGAATCTCTTAGAGCTGAGGCACACAGTCTTAAATTTTTCTGGTAAATATATGTAGGGTAATCTTGGCAAAATTACTTTCTGTGTTTTACTATTCTTCTTCAGCAATTAAGAGGGGCGTGATGCGAAAGACAGCAatcatttaaaagtttaatatgtTCTGGTTTTAAACCTGAATTTTTGGCACAGAGAGCACACGCATAATACGATTAACACAAATCTTAATATGTAAGCTAaagtaaatgaattttattcttCTCTATAATCTTAATTATGCTATGTATGCTTACGACAAACTTCGTTTCTGGGACAACACCATAATGGAGAATGCTTTCTGTAGCAGCCTGGTTTAGTTGACCATGGAATACAAAATTCATATGAGCAATGAAATGCGGCGCTAAATGAAAAGAAATGATGGTTTTGATAAGTAgaacttaattattaaaacattaaaatgaaacaatttaataatgttaatgttGAGGACTTTGCTTACAATCCGTCACTTCTTTCGCTGCAGGTACAACGAGCTTCACAACGATTTTTATCTTCATCTCTAAGCTCCTCTCTAATTTCGTACTCCTTATTGTTGACGTAACATTTGTAAGGTGATCTTCCTTTCAGATGATCACAATTATATTTTGTGGCGCAGCAATCACCTTCTTTTTCGTACACCGGGATACAACTGAGATTCTCGTAATATGCCAATGGACCCggacattttcttttattgcaaGCCTCTACAAAAACAAAAGATTAAaggaatttaatttaacatataagTATTATCGCTTgtgataaaagtaaatgtttagccagatgtaaaaattgttttgagCATTGGAAGcaacattttgcaatgtttctgcaatgctGCGCTGTATGAGATGCTACGAGTTCTatcattatatataacaaagtttTGAGTGAGACGTAGGATCATGagattaaaatgtcaaaatatttataaaatgtaaatttgtacaattgtagaatggattaaaaaatatttctgaaaatgtaACGCAacgtaaaattgtaaattataatagaatttaaattaatttttaattgacagttagtaaagttattattaaacgcGTGTGCTGTAAAACATACATTTATTGATTCGTAAAAATTCTCAGACATTGTAGTAAACGTGTAAAACTTACAAATAtacgctctctttctctttctctttccgtaATGAATTTAGCGGTTACTTGATTTGagttaacttttaaaaactttaatagcTTTGAcacttgattattttttttaagatttagccacaaaattattattatcttacgcTGCATTACGAGATCACGTTGGAGTATTGGAAAACAACTTAATTGTCTTGATAAGATTACGCAGAAATTAATAtccgaataattttttataacaacttGTCGCACGTTTTCCGCGTTTCCGTCGTTTCCTCGTATTTGCGACTTACCTTTATCCGCGACCACGATCGTGATGAACGCCAAACAGGCGCATATTTGAATGAAAGAACGACAGCCACGACGCGTCATGTTTGATCAATGTGAAAATTTTGCGTGATTTGCTACCGGGTAGCGTCATTTATACTCGATCAGTAGCCAGTTTGCGGTCTGGAAGGGATTGAAAGTGGACGCGAGAAAGACAGTAGATATATGAAATATGACTGACGCAGACACAGAAACACGATATAGGTAGAAGGGTAAAACGTACGTTCGTATATGCGAGAGTAGTTGTACGCACGTGAATAAGAGAGTCTAGGAGAGATATCTAAAATGTCTAGCAGGAGGAATAGGAGGTGAATATGCGCGTTAAAGAATGAAAATGGATAATGAAAGAGAATTGTAATTCCGtgtagagaagaagaaaaatctgtTGAGAGTGATATGAGAATGAAGGAAATATAAAGAATAAGATGAGTGAAAAGAAATCGCTAAACTGGACAGTTTACTTTATTGGTGATTGCGCGTATTCATTTCAATTATGTAGCTATTATTGCGTTTGAAACAAATTATCTTTCTCGTTTTGAAATAGTGCCTTAAATTTCTATTAGAATGGCCGGTATTTTGTTAAGTTTCCAAAATCATCAATTTTTTTGTCGGtagtttttgtaaattttaatgataagtaTCAAAATTGAAGATacagaaaatataacaaatttataatgattatgtttttttattaatttggtaatggatattttattcattaaatagatatttaattaagtGATAAGTGATTAATTAATAACTGATTTCTAttcttacaaatattaatttttgttacaattaaatttattcttaaaaatatttaagtaaatttatgaTATAGTCTTTCAAAcctaattactatattttaattcattcatGATGGCATTCATAACGAAGAGATTGAAGGGAGATTTGTGGCATCGCGATCTTCTTGTTTGCTTCAAATTAGCACAGATGGTACTTTTCAAATGTAATCAATACAAACAGTACACTAGGTTCCAGGAATGCTTTAACACATGAATTTGTACGAgtgtcaaggcatatcgatatagCAGAGTCGGCGTGTGCCGACTCtagatatttttacatcatGACTGTCATCTAGCAACGCTGTTTTGGTTATATTCAAAGTAACTGGAACTGTATGACaagtgtattttaatatttataatttaatttaattgaaaaa
This genomic window from Solenopsis invicta isolate M01_SB chromosome 13, UNIL_Sinv_3.0, whole genome shotgun sequence contains:
- the LOC105201362 gene encoding uncharacterized protein LOC105201362 codes for the protein MTRRGCRSFIQICACLAFITIVVADKEACNKRKCPGPLAYYENLSCIPVYEKEGDCCATKYNCDHLKGRSPYKCYVNNKEYEIREELRDEDKNRCEARCTCSERSDGFAAFHCSYEFCIPWSTKPGCYRKHSPLWCCPRNEVCPENPEDRAICIVNGKEYKDGEHFPVENEPDLYCVCQPGYEGNNVEPFCAKPRHTDCNPYFYQVGGIINTCAPKYGADQSPQVDCSFHIKCQEDDDIVIHNEPDISKSAEENFNDEDVCHFGNLTMHRGDELGKTVSYRQCVKCICEVPPVPTCQVLPKEGCSIFDKS